In a genomic window of Desulfovibrio legallii:
- a CDS encoding transposase: AEGLNSKIMAIKRKACGYRNREHFKTAIYFFCGGLNLYPASS; this comes from the coding sequence GGCCGAGGGCCTCAACAGCAAGATCATGGCCATCAAGAGGAAGGCTTGCGGTTATAGGAACCGGGAGCATTTCAAGACAGCCATCTACTTCTTCTGTGGCGGTCTAAACCTCTACCCGGCCAGTTCCTGA
- the topA gene encoding type I DNA topoisomerase has protein sequence MKLLIVESPGKIKKLQSILGADWRVAASCGHVRDLPNQGYGLEPPDFALRYAETKPDVLKKLAALTRTADEVFLASDPDREGEAIAWHLKDALGLNAYKRVTYTAITPQDVRSGLASPRGIDMNLVHAQEARRALDRLCGYKVSGPLGRAVREEKMSAGRVQSPAVRLVVERERAIRSFVSTTHFGVELLFEAVENISDGWKAAWLPREGWLEEGQEYFLDKSAAEKIAALRTLDILSCEEKESRAAPPAPFTTSSMQQAASNALKFKPKKTMELAQKLYEAGHITYMRTDSPNLSVSAIAEIRAYCDAQGWPLPAKPRTWKSKAGAQEAHEAIRPTHVDMEEAGETEEEKALYRLIRIRTLASQIADAVFDVRVARLAGDVDGKKAVFEAKGKTLREQGWKVVMAADASLADAEEAEPDNAVPDLKAGCQATAIRGEVKTKKTKPASRFSESSLVREMERRGIGRPATYAAIIENIISRTYVKEEKGFLVPTPRGEQLVDALVGSFGFLNLDFTSHMEERLDDVADGKVSYVECVGAFHAQLMEELDKFVQGHAVPCPACGDREQFRHIYSREKGWNFWGCKACGATFADDNGRPGPRREKAAAEQTDFRCEKCGRPLEHLKGTRRDGSGTYDFFVCSSKECGAKYDNREGRPAAHERPAPSEYKCKKCGKPLIARPTKNGGVWYGCSGYPKCKQRYWATDDGAPDYENPPKNK, from the coding sequence ATGAAATTGCTGATTGTGGAAAGCCCCGGCAAGATCAAAAAGCTGCAAAGCATTTTGGGCGCGGACTGGCGCGTTGCCGCCAGCTGCGGCCATGTCCGGGATCTGCCGAATCAGGGCTATGGTCTGGAGCCGCCGGATTTCGCGCTGCGGTATGCTGAAACCAAGCCCGACGTCCTGAAAAAACTGGCCGCCCTGACCAGAACCGCGGACGAGGTCTTTCTGGCCTCTGACCCGGACCGGGAAGGGGAGGCGATCGCCTGGCACCTGAAGGACGCCCTGGGGCTGAATGCCTATAAGCGCGTGACCTACACTGCCATTACGCCCCAGGATGTCCGCAGCGGGCTGGCCAGCCCGCGCGGCATTGACATGAACCTCGTCCACGCCCAGGAAGCGCGCCGGGCTCTTGACCGTTTGTGCGGCTACAAGGTTTCCGGGCCGCTGGGCCGGGCGGTGCGGGAAGAAAAAATGTCCGCCGGGCGAGTGCAAAGTCCGGCTGTACGGCTCGTGGTGGAGCGGGAACGGGCCATCCGGTCCTTTGTCTCCACCACGCATTTCGGTGTGGAGCTGCTGTTTGAGGCCGTGGAAAATATCTCCGACGGCTGGAAGGCGGCCTGGCTGCCCAGGGAAGGCTGGCTGGAGGAAGGCCAGGAGTATTTTCTGGACAAGTCCGCGGCCGAAAAAATCGCGGCTTTGCGGACCCTGGACATTCTCTCTTGCGAAGAGAAGGAAAGCCGCGCGGCCCCGCCCGCGCCTTTTACCACGTCCTCCATGCAGCAGGCGGCCAGCAATGCGCTGAAGTTCAAACCCAAGAAGACGATGGAGCTGGCGCAGAAGCTCTATGAGGCCGGGCATATCACCTACATGCGCACGGACAGCCCCAACTTGAGCGTCAGCGCCATTGCCGAGATCCGGGCGTATTGCGACGCCCAGGGCTGGCCCCTGCCGGCCAAACCGCGCACCTGGAAGAGCAAGGCCGGCGCGCAGGAGGCCCATGAGGCCATCCGCCCCACGCATGTGGACATGGAAGAGGCCGGAGAAACGGAAGAGGAAAAAGCCCTGTACCGGCTGATCCGCATTCGGACTCTGGCCAGCCAGATCGCGGATGCCGTCTTTGACGTGCGCGTGGCCCGGCTCGCTGGCGACGTGGACGGCAAAAAGGCCGTGTTCGAGGCCAAAGGCAAAACGCTTCGGGAACAGGGCTGGAAGGTAGTCATGGCTGCTGACGCTTCCTTGGCCGATGCGGAAGAGGCGGAGCCTGACAACGCCGTGCCGGACCTCAAGGCCGGATGCCAGGCTACGGCTATCCGGGGCGAAGTGAAGACGAAAAAGACAAAACCTGCCTCCCGCTTTTCCGAATCCTCGTTGGTCCGTGAGATGGAAAGGCGTGGCATCGGCCGCCCGGCCACCTATGCCGCCATCATTGAAAACATCATATCACGCACCTATGTGAAAGAAGAAAAAGGCTTTCTCGTGCCCACGCCGCGCGGGGAACAGTTGGTGGACGCCCTGGTGGGCTCATTCGGCTTTTTGAACCTGGATTTTACCAGTCACATGGAGGAACGTCTTGATGACGTGGCCGACGGCAAAGTCAGCTATGTGGAGTGCGTCGGTGCGTTTCATGCCCAGCTCATGGAAGAGCTGGACAAATTCGTCCAGGGGCATGCCGTCCCTTGTCCGGCCTGCGGTGATCGGGAGCAGTTCCGTCATATCTACTCCAGGGAAAAAGGCTGGAATTTCTGGGGCTGCAAGGCCTGCGGGGCCACTTTCGCCGACGACAACGGCCGTCCCGGCCCCAGGCGTGAGAAGGCGGCTGCAGAGCAGACGGACTTCAGATGTGAGAAATGCGGACGCCCCCTGGAACACCTGAAAGGCACAAGGCGGGATGGCTCCGGGACATATGATTTTTTCGTCTGCTCCAGCAAAGAATGCGGGGCGAAATACGACAACCGGGAGGGCAGGCCCGCGGCGCACGAACGCCCTGCGCCGTCTGAGTATAAGTGCAAAAAATGCGGTAAGCCGCTCATTGCCCGGCCTACAAAAAACGGTGGCGTCTGGTATGGATGCTCCGGTTACCCGAAGTGCAAACAGCGGTACTGGGCGACCGATGACGGTGCCCCCGATTATGAAAACCCACCCAAAAACAAATAG
- the rdgC gene encoding recombination-associated protein RdgC — MSGFMTSTTALKIFAAQVVAPDADNVRQHVFTPTPRPDGKRIGWVGLGDPLDLDFSFGIDHGQFMAFSLRIDERKPSGAAIKIRLAEALKEEAAANEGRVPRNRKKELKESITAAVTAKADYIPSLADCILDVDAKRLYVATTSESVLTSLLELFQQTFGVMPTQLFPQADMADVFAGLFRESATLDGTEVCANGCSVTLATPEQAEDAAQVAVVNNESAVATALEEGLRITKMALATRKDGEETFFTLSGDLAITGLKLPKGEKGDEDATFLLKADTCAQVASIVEALSK, encoded by the coding sequence ATGTCCGGTTTTATGACTTCCACCACGGCTCTGAAAATCTTTGCAGCGCAGGTCGTCGCACCCGACGCAGATAATGTGCGGCAACATGTGTTTACACCAACGCCTAGGCCTGACGGCAAACGTATCGGCTGGGTTGGCCTCGGCGATCCGCTGGATCTGGATTTCAGCTTCGGCATAGACCATGGGCAGTTTATGGCCTTTTCTTTGCGGATAGACGAGCGCAAGCCTTCCGGCGCGGCTATCAAAATTCGCCTGGCTGAAGCCCTCAAAGAAGAAGCGGCCGCTAATGAGGGCAGGGTGCCGCGCAACCGCAAAAAAGAGTTAAAGGAGAGCATCACGGCCGCAGTCACGGCAAAAGCGGATTACATTCCGTCCCTCGCCGACTGCATTCTGGATGTGGACGCAAAACGCCTGTATGTGGCCACGACCTCGGAAAGCGTCCTGACCAGTCTGCTGGAACTGTTCCAGCAGACCTTCGGGGTTATGCCGACGCAACTCTTCCCGCAGGCGGATATGGCTGACGTCTTCGCTGGTCTTTTCCGCGAAAGTGCTACCCTTGACGGCACAGAGGTCTGCGCCAACGGCTGCTCTGTGACGCTGGCTACGCCGGAGCAGGCTGAGGACGCTGCCCAGGTCGCCGTTGTCAACAATGAAAGCGCCGTGGCCACGGCCCTGGAGGAAGGACTGCGGATTACGAAAATGGCCCTGGCGACCCGGAAGGATGGCGAGGAAACGTTTTTCACCTTGTCAGGGGACTTGGCCATCACTGGCCTGAAGCTGCCCAAGGGCGAAAAGGGCGATGAAGACGCCACATTCCTGCTTAAAGCCGATACTTGCGCGCAGGTGGCCAGCATCGTTGAAGCCCTGAGCAAATAA
- a CDS encoding phage tail protein, whose product MLRRIAPLFFWLFLLPIFCAPVHGADATSFDPTLVTVKANGTSSIPVGTIISWPVAQNPSDWQNSDGTYNWLECNGQSISASVYPELSALVGSAVPDLRGLFLRGLGGNSAGLLEVQDMMIQSHRHRIKYPAATSYAGGPGFPGTGPGVALFTNYEGGTETRPVNMAVRYLVRARP is encoded by the coding sequence ATGCTCCGTCGCATTGCGCCGCTGTTTTTCTGGCTTTTTTTGCTGCCAATCTTCTGCGCGCCGGTCCACGGCGCGGACGCCACCAGTTTCGACCCGACTCTTGTGACGGTCAAAGCAAATGGGACGAGCAGCATCCCTGTCGGCACGATAATCTCTTGGCCGGTGGCCCAAAATCCGTCTGATTGGCAAAATTCGGACGGCACATATAACTGGCTGGAATGTAATGGACAAAGTATCTCAGCGTCAGTTTACCCGGAACTGTCCGCGCTTGTAGGCTCCGCCGTGCCCGATCTGCGAGGACTATTCCTCAGGGGCCTGGGAGGAAACTCGGCAGGCCTGTTGGAGGTTCAAGATATGATGATTCAATCGCATCGTCATAGAATTAAATATCCTGCAGCAACAAGCTATGCTGGTGGGCCAGGTTTTCCTGGGACAGGCCCAGGGGTTGCTCTTTTTACAAACTATGAAGGAGGCACAGAAACACGCCCTGTGAACATGGCCGTGCGCTACCTCGTCCGGGCCCGGCCATGA